Part of the Prunus dulcis chromosome 8, ALMONDv2, whole genome shotgun sequence genome is shown below.
TAGGGAGATGTCAGCTTTTGCGCTTGGGAGGTTGGCACAGGTTATTATTTCTCTGATTCAtcatcttttaaaaaaaatgtgtatATGTAGAAATAGCATAAGAGGACAGTCATAAGTATCATATTGGTGACTGGTTGTTATACCGTCCTGGAAGtcatttttacttttgtttttgttcctaTATTTGATAGAAATCCTTATTTAAGTTATGGTGCTTTCAGCTTGTTGTACTTATAGAATAGGGAAAGCTTGCAGTATACATGGGCATGTCCCCTTGTAATGCAAGTTGAATATTTTGGTAATAACGCTACATCTCTTGTTGGGTGTACTGTCATGTAGCTACTGCCAACTTTGCTTGCTTTTGTGATCATAGTCTTTTGCTGTTATCTATTTAAAGGAATTTACAGCTTACTAGATTCCTAAATGATTCTTACGTTAGGACATGCATAACCAAGCTGGCATTGCTCATAATGGTGGTATAGTGCCTCTTCTCAAGCTTCTTAATTCAAAAAATGGATCTCTACAACACAACGCTGCATTTTCTCTTTATGGTCTTGCAGATAATGAGGTACAGTTTTCTGTTCCCTGTTTAAGTTCAGTTTGTAATGCAGTTGTCCTTTACTCATCATTTATTCTTGCAGTGAGACTAATTGGAGATTTCTTGTGTAGGATAATGTTGCAGCTTTAATTAAGCTTGGAGGTGTTCAGAAACTCCAAGATGGAGAATTTGTTGCTCAAGTAATTTTTTCCTGTTTTCTTTGAACCTTCATATGGTTGTTTGTCTATTGATTTTTAGTTGGCTTTATAggtcatgaattattttaccCCTTATCTATTTCATCATAGTTTTGTGGCCTTATTGTATTGTAATATTTCATTCGTGCAGCAAACTAAGGATTGTGTGGCAAAGACATTGAAAAGATTAGAGGAGAAGATTTGTGGACAAGTGAGTTTTGTCACTTTGGAcagtctttttcttttggctgtCCAGTGATTGCATCTTGTGCTGATTTCACTTGTTATGCTCAATGTAGATTGTCCAAATTCCTTAACAGCTTATTCTTCACAGGTTCTAAATAATCTATTATATCTGATGCGGGCTGCGGAGAAGCCTGTTCAAAAACGAGTGGCTTTGACTCTTGCTCATCTTTGTAACCCTGGTGATCAGGAAACCATTTTTATTGATAACAAAGGTTGGAATTTTATCCATTATTAACAGCCAGATAGAGCATAGTAGCATAAAAAACATCAAAAGCTTATCATGTGTGCATGCTATCATGCTTGGTTCAGTGTGGGCtgcttaaaattgtaaaccgAAGTGCCTTAACATACAAAGCTTAGTCTATCAAAAAATTTGGTGTATTTGCGTTGATGATATTGCTAATTTCACCACATATGGTTccaagaatttgattttttctgCAAATTTGTTTCTTGCAGGATTAGAGTTGCTTTTAGGGCTTCTCGAATCTCCAAGCCTGAAGGAGAAACAAGATGGTTCTTTGGCCTTGTACAAAGTGGCTACAAAAGCCACTTCACTCTCCCATTTGGATCCAGCTCCTTCATCACCCACCCAAcaggtttttaattttgtgtcCAATCAGTTCACTTTAAGTTTGCTAGGGGCGCAATATAACCTGGAAcgcatgtattttattttgagtgGATATTAGTCTATTGAACTCATATTTACAAGACTCCCTGCTGGCTTTGAATCAAGATTTACAGATTGCTATACCAGTTTTCTAAAATACTTTTATGGGGTTGGTGAGTGTGATACTCTGTTCGCATGGATAATTAGTTCTGATATGTTTGACATGATCTATTTGCAGGTGTATTTGGGTGAAAAATACGTAAACAATCCTACACTTTCTGACATCACATTCTTAGTTGAAGGTGGGGATTATTCTTTTGCATGCCCTTTTCTATAGTTCAGTCACTTAATACTataatgatatttttatgttacTGTACTGTAATAAATTCGTATGCTTTACACTACTATCAGGTAAACGGTTCTATGCCCACAGAATTTGTCTGCTTGCTTCTTCTGATGCATTCCGTGCCATGTTTGATGGTGGTTACAGGGTAAGAATTATTGGACTTTTCCACTGATTGATGATCTTCTGACTCCAATCCTCTcctattgtttttcttttctcaacaATGATACTAAAAATGTGACAGGAAATCAATTCCTTTAACtgatgaattattttctaaACATATTGAAACAATGTATTGCAGGAGAGAGATGCTAAGGATGTAGAGATTCCAAATATTAGATGGGACGTTTTTGAATTGATGATGAGGTAGGTAGTTCTGCATCCTTTTTGTCTAAGAACTTATGAGTAAATTGCTAAATAATGCACCCCAGTTTCATCCCTAATAGTTATAATGGTCCTCTGTCTGTTGCTAGATTCATATACACAGGATCTGTAGATGTCAATTTGGATATTGCTCAGGATCTCCTCAGAGCTGCTGATCAGTATCTTTTGGAGGGTCTCAAGCGCCTCTGCGAGCATGCCATTGCTCAGGTGAGTTACTTATTAAAGTTCGATGGTATTACCCTTGTTTTCAGTTTGGTTTTAGTCTGATTGCTTCgtattttctttctcaagaACATCTACGTCGAAAATGTTTCGCTCATGTTTGAGTTATCAGAGGCCTTCAATGCCGTGTCATTAAGGCAAGCATGCATTCTGTTCATCTTGGAGCAATTTGACAATTTGATTACCAAACCATGGTAAGTAGTGCATCTCTTTCTCTTGCTCTAGTTGAATCTGTGTCCAGCATTATAGTGACTTGAAATGTTGTGATGAATATATTCAGGTATCCCGGACTGATAAATCGTATTGTACCAGAGATCCGCAGATTTTTTACTAATGCACTTACAATACCTATCCAGGCAACCTCGCAGCAGGCTTAGATAGATGTGTAGCTTAACCCTAGTTTTTTTCCGTTATATCAAGATTGAAGAGCAAAAATGTATAGAAAGTTGTAGCTCATTTTGTCAATGTTGATACTACAGAAGTAACTTCTGCTTAgtctaattctttttttgtgattATGTAATGCAAAGTGCCCGTAAGTTTTAGCAGTAAGTTTCATCATTAATTTTCTGTATTGATCCTCGGATTCCGATTCTTGAAAATGTGTGAGCTGAATATCTGTCCCACGGCCACAAGATAAAAAATAGGGAAGAATTAAAAGTGCTTTGCTAGCtctaattgtattttttaaataatttaacaCTACGAAGAAATTGTTCATGATATTTGagtttagaatttttttttcccaaggAATGAATCATAATTAACATTACACCAAATTGTCAATAGGTCGTTTTTCATGAAATTTTTAATATCCACTGtacaataattaaattttaaaaccctAAAGTAAAATCATAGCAATTGAAGAGTTAAACTAAGTAAGAAGCATAAAAATGTGGAATTTACTCCAAACAAAATTGGCTTCTCTTTGCGGCTTAGTTCGGATtagcttattttatttattccaAGGCAAAGGTGATGGTTTGATGATACAAGAGAGGAGTTGAATTAGCCCCTAATTGTATTTTGCCATTATGGTCCAATTTTAACCGACAATAGATAACGGGGTTGTTTCAATTTATTGATTCAGATTCTACGTTATTTACaaaatgttcaattttttcCCTAAAGGAGTTTAAGTGTTCTATTTGTGGAATCAAGTTTATTGCAGCTTCTACGTTACTTACAAAATTGCCAGTAGCATTTTAGGGGAAGTAAAAGAAAGGTCTATatgaaaacagaaagaaaatatatgacaGTAAAGGTTTTCTACGACGGTTTTGGCTTTTTATCTACGGTTTTCGACGGTTCTTGCACTTTTAGTGACAATTGGGATCCCTGCGAAAATAACTTTTGCAGCGAGAAAAACCGTCGATAACGGTTGATAAAACCTTTACAGCGGCTAAGAAAACCGCCGCTAAATATCGCAACAGAATTTTAATTTCCTTCTCGCCCTGGACTCAGTGATATTGGGTGGCGcaaaaagagcaaaaaaaaTGTAGAAATTAAGCAACAAACGTCAACATTTAGGTAAAACAATGTTGTTTGCTAGCTctaattgttttattattatttaacaATACAACGAACAAACAAATTGTCGTTTATGATATTTGAAATTAGaaatttttaagaaatatgACTGATAATCATTATCGTCAAAGACTGTCGTTTGGACTGCTGTGCTTAAAATTCTTTcgaaaaaaacttttttattttttgttacctaccaaagtgtttgataaagtATTGAAAGCCTGCTTACTTAAGAATGTGAAGTGGTTGCAAACTTGCAACCAACCAAAATGGAAAACTCACTGCACACTCTTTCTTACCCATAAAGTTGAATAATCTGTTTCTTacaatttgagaaatggaaaccAAAACTCCGCCCAAAACGAAAGTGAGATACTAAAGTTATTGTTCATTGAAGTGCTTTTCGTGGCTTACAAGCCAAACAATCAGATACTAAAAAATTCAATCGCAATTCAGAAAAATCGTGTAATAAAACGTTGAGATGATATTGGCATTGTCATCTTGCAACTGTAGGAGCACAAGTTGAATCGTCTTTGTTGGACCAATTCTCTTTGATCCCACAGGCTTGGATCAAACGTTCAATCTGGAGCCCTGCAGCTTCCTTTTCCAACTGAGAACAATATCTCTTAAATGTCTCTATGCTAACTTGAAGCCTGAAATCTATAGTAAACAAGAACTTCATTTCCAACCTATTCAACTCACTAGTGCTCACTCCTCCTACTTTGGCATAGTATGCATTGTTGAAGAATCTGCAAAACCATGTTAAATGCTTATTGTCAGAAGCTGGTGCTGAAGGGAAACGGAGAAAAACCATTACGAAACAATTTCACTGAAAAATGATCGTGTATATCTAATTCTGAGAATAGTACTTACGCGTCATCAATAAACTTCGCTGCTAGCATTACACTTGTTATCAGAAGCCGGTGAATATTGAAAGAAGTTAAACGGACTTCTGTGCACTGGATAAATCTGTCCACATAGATCTGTGCAACAACAAAGCATGATGGGCTACAGCCAGAGTATTTAAAGATGCGATCAATATATTGCCGAATGCTCAAAGTGGGTGCTCGTAAACCATGAAATATGGTCATGACTTCTTTAATGTCCGTTGCCTCCAATAGCATCTCATTCTTTTGAACACATCTCTCAAGAAGTGATGAGAGAGGTGACAGAACCCGAGGGATTTTCATAACTCCCTTTGCCGATTCCCTTAGCCCCAATTGGCAGTAAACATCCGAGCCTACGTTTTCATTGTCAAGTGCCAAAGTTCCCATATTTGACCTGCAAAGTAAAACAATGATTAACAAAAATGAACTAGTAAGCTGGCATGCCCCTGCATTTTGTAGTCCAAATCCAATACATGATAGATGCTCTACAATTTTTGGTATGACAGGAACTTTCATTGAAGACACAATGCAGCATTTGTGGTACACATTGTGAAGGACTAAGAAAAGCAATTCTTGGGTAGTATTCTAATTTGCATTGAAAATACTAAGACAAAAGTACTAAAGAGcatttttaaccaaaaaaagtacTAAAGAATGGAAGTTATATTTAAAATACTGCACCATCAGAATATCATCACATTCTGGCAGCTTACCATAACATGCAGGTGGCCTTCAAAAAACCTTCTCTATTTGTGTTCCTCAAATATTTCTAAAATTGGTTTATAAATCTTAAAAATATGCTCCTTTTATTTACTATAGGTATTGAATACTGTCTAAATCTAGATCATTCAGTACAGTTGTGGCTCAGTTCTACTTCTTTTCAGGACCTTTTCTCTTAAGATTCTAGGTTTTCCTCATATGATACGAAACTCATTCTCACTTTTGGCATTTATTATGACTGAAGTAGATCTATCTGATCGTATGTTGTATTTCAAGATTGTAGGGAGGGTAATTCATGCACAAAATTGCTCCTCGAAAAGAATTCATAGACCATTTTCACAAATGGAAACCTGTCTATTGGCATTGCTACGCACTAAATTGATGTCCTATCTGCTCATGAACTAACAGTGAAAATTCCTACTAAAAATATGAACTTTAGCACAACCAAATGTGCAAATAGATGAAGCAGATACTGATAAATCATCAAATGCTCCAAAAATGAAgcccataaaaaaaattctcataGAACACAAGGATTTGAAGTCATACAATCAAttatccaaaaagaaaacagttgGCAGTAAGTAAAAGAATAGAATTAGACAGACCCAGAACAGTAAATCAAGAAATTCAACAAACTATGAACAGCCCACATCATATCTGACCAGGAAACAGAAAAAGGATAAACCTTTTTTCATCAAATCCCAACCCAGAAGATACAAGATCGAAATTTCACGTCCAAATCAAGAAATGGAAGCAATGCCATAACatataaagaagaagattacAAAGAAGGATATGGGGATAACTTACAGAGATCCTTCTTAATAAGGAGCTATCTTTATTGTCTTTCCTTGTTGCTTCGCCCACATGAAAATAAGCacaaggaaaaacaaagaaggtACACTGAACACACAGACCTCACTATCTTAACTCTTGGAGttcctttcttctctctgGCGCCATATCCTCTTTTATGCACATTTCTGCTGCATAGAGtcagagaaacagagagagagagggagggagaaaAAGAGctttgctttctctatgaaatCCCCAAGACCAAGGCtactccctctctctctctcttcacatGGAAGatctcctctctttttttcttcttttgttagCAACACAAGTTCATACTCTCTCTGGCTCTAAAACAAGGTGTCGGTGTGTACTCCTCCACACCAGTTTTTAAATGAAAAGTGGGCAAGGACTTCTTATTATTCTTGCCTTCTCGGTGGTTAAGTGGGCCCCCACCCAAACcacctttctttttcttttccaccGCAAAGCAAGGGATGCACctattttttctaaaaagaaaacatgatattttcaattactctaaattattataatttatcatAAGTAATCAAATCCGTGTATAAAAGGAAGGATAGTTAATTCGGGGATTCGAAATTGAATACAAGGGAACGAATACATCTAATCATATTTTCGTTAATTAGTCTGGCATCCCAAAGAGTCATTTTCTCCATAAAGATTAATAAAGCTTAGATATGAACTTCTGAAAGGTGCAAGATCCTATagattatattaatatatttactccataaagattaaaaaaagaaaagatgatgTACATTTCTTAATTGCTTACTTAATAATTAATACATATGCAAAATGTTTATAATTGAGCAAGAAGTGACAGTCTAACTTATGCTTGAGCCATCTGAAATCCATTATGCCATCCTCATATTTTTTCCTTATCGTACATGATTAGCATCATTGTGCATATTAATTAAGAGTATcctttacttttttaaaaaaaaaagaataaattcaaaattcttaaatatttaattttttccgTTAATAATGCCACAACATAGGGCGTGACACCTTTAAGTGGGTCACTTGTGATGATAATAATGCCGCAACCAGAATACATAATTCCtaacaatattttatttatttatttatttataaagattAGTAGAAAGGTGTGGATCTTGATTAATCCCAATTGTTAATCAAAGTCTAAATAACGCATTATTTCAAGTGCGGTGATTggattttcttcctcttttttctgtCTTGCACAGTTGATTTGACCACACCACATACTTAGTTCAACTAAGAAGCAATTATATGAATTCTTGAACCTGTCCAAATTACAGCTGGCATCTGTCTTTTCCGGCAGCATTAGAAATTTGGAATGTCATGAGCAGCTAAATTTTGTCGGTCGACGTCGatccaaatttatttatagtgTGGGCCAAATTTACGGCCCAAGTCCAATATCTAAGCCCAACTCTGCATCCAAGGCCCAATTCAAATGCGACATGGCAATGGCATGACCAAAAACGTAAATAAGTGGAAAACTAGGGGCGTTGTTTTTTGTTCGGAGAAAAAGATTGCGTCGTAAATTCCACGCTTCGCTCTCGATTTTTAAAAGTTGGAAGATTTGGGTGTGTTTTCTCATGATTTCCCTCCAATTCCCAATTGCCCCCGCACGcattcttcttttgatttttctaatTCACTGTGGCATATGATGATATGATTGCTCTGAGCCACACACTCTAAAGCCCCAGATTCGATTCGTTTCCCagaaaaatttcattttcccGGAAAATCTAAAAACTCATCCAGATACACAAGtttccttttactttcttatCCCTCGCCGTCCCTTTTTGCTCTTCAATTTCTAGGGTTTGCTTTCGCTCCTTTCTGTTTCCCGAGAACAGAGTCGTGATTTGCTCCAGGTACTGCATTTCTTTGTATAACTCTGTATGTTTCGAGtgtagaaaaataaatgatgatctttttccattttggtGTTTGGATGAGCGGTTATGATTGAGATGtcgatttttattttctcgCTGTTTCTTAAGAGCCAAACAGGGAAATTTGTGGTTTTTACTCTGCAATTCTAATGTTAACCGAAGTGACTTTTGATTTCCTTTGATCTATGCTATTATCTTTTACAAGATTTAGCGTTCTTTTTATATCCGACGGATCTTTAATTTGTCTTCACAAGAATTCTGAGTTAGATTTCTGTTTCGGAATTGCAACTTGAagtttttgtaatatattcaATGAGCGTGATACGATGGTTCAACTTAGGTACTTTGTAAAGATAAGTTCTTGTATTTTCctgtaaagaaaataataaatatttatggtATTCCTGTCATATATTTGGTTTGCAATTTATATTGTTGCTTTTGGTGATAGTGGACTTCTAGACCCGTACCAGTAGTCAACTGGATGAACTTTCGTCACATTTCTGATAAAAATGTTCACGTGAATTAAGAGTCTATCTTTTGTTACTCTAAGGAATTGTACAATTGGATTTTAAGATACTTTGTCAGGAGTTCAAAAGTTTTAATATTCTCTGGGTTTTTCTTATcgtttgtgtgtttttgtaAAGGACCTGCTGTTATGCTTATCTTTGTGTGAATGGAGGAGGGTACGCCTCACTGATAGAGTGGTTTTGTATTCctgaaaattttctatttggaACATTAcaagttttgaatttgaacaaCCATGTTTAATTCATATTTCTTGTTTCGGTAGGAGTATATTTGATGGTCATTGCTAGTGGATTTTTATTGATATTGCGTTCCAAATTACTGCTTGAATCACTTGATTTTCTGTGAATGTGGTCATTTGACTTGGAATGATTggttatttgtatttttggttgttgagATCACCTTGGGTCGCTTCCCTTTCTTACttttaaatgtaaatgtgcttTGATCATTTTAGTTTATTATAAATTCGGTGCATGGTTCCAGGTCACTTTGGCATGGATTCTCAAGCACAAGCTTTCCACCAGCGCTCAGTGTCTATCAAACTATGGCCCCCAAGCCAGAGCACCAGGATACTGCTTGTAGAACGAATGACCAAGAATTTCATCACTCCATCCTTTTTGTCTAGAAAGTATGGTCTGCTCAGTAAAGAAGAGGCCGATGAGGATGCCAAGCAAATAGAAAATATTGCTTTTGCAGCTGCTGACCAACATTTTGAGAAGGAATCATATGGTGATGGAAGTTCGGCAGTTCAAATTTATGCTAAAGAGTCCAGTAAGCTTATGCTGGAAGTTCTCAAAAGAGGGCCCAAAGTAAAGGAACATGGAGAGGTGATGCAATATGAGAAAGATACTGCTACCCATGGAAGTGTCTTTGATATATCTGGGAGTCGCCGGTCCTTTATTGATTCTGAGGAGGCCGTGGAACTGTTAAAACCATTAAGGGATGATGAAAAATTGTATACCAAGATATGTTTTAGCAATAGAAGCTTTGGTCTGGATGCAGCCCGTGTTGCTGAGCCAATCTTAACATCTATCAAAGATCAATTGAAAGAAGTAGACCTGTCAGATATTATTGCAGGAAGGTCAGAAACAGAAGCTCTTCAAGTCatgaatatattttcttcagcCCTGGAAGGATGTGTTTTGAGGTATCTCAATCTTTCAGACAATGCCATGGGTGAAAAGGGTGTCAATGCATTTGGGTCACTCCTGAGGTCACAAACTAATTTAGAGGAACTTTATTTGATGAATGATGGCATATCAGAAGAAGCTGCAAGAGCAGTTTCTAAGTTTATCCCATCCACTGAGAAGCTTAGGGTCCTTCACTTTCACAACAATATGACTGGAGATGAGGGGGCAATTGCCATCTCTGACATGGTGAAACGTTCACCTCTCTTGGAGGATTTTCGTTGTTCTTCCACAAGGGTGGGCTCCGAAGGGGGCATAGCTTTAGCTGAAGCACTTGGGACATGTTCCCATCTGAAGAAGCTTGATTTGCGTGACAACATGTTTGGAGTACAATCTGGGATTGCTCTGAGTAAATCTCTATCTGCTTTTGCAGATCTTACTGAAATTTACCTGAGTTACCTTAACTTAGAAGATAAAGGAACAGAAGCCCTTGCCAATTCCCTCAAAGAGTCTGCACCCTCACTTGAGGTTTTGGAAATGGCAGGAAATGACATTACAGCCAGATCGGCTGCTGCTTTAGCAACCTGTATAGCAGCGAAACAATTCATTACCAGGTTAAACTTGTCTGAGAATGAACTGAAGGATGAAGGTGCGATTTTGATCAGCAAAGCAGTTGCAGAGGGTCATGGTCAGTTAACTGAGGTTGACTTGAACACAAATTCCATTAGAAGGGCTGGAGCAAGGGCGTTGGCACAGGCTGTTGTGCACAAACCTGGGTTCAAGTTGCTGAACATAAATGCTAATTTCATATCAGATGAGGGTATTGATGAGGTAAAGGAGATTTTTAAGAATTCACTGAATGTGCTTGGGCCTTTCGATGAGAACGACCCTGAAGGAGAAGATCTTGATGAGGAGGCTGAAGAGGACGCTGATAATGAGGTTGATTTGGAATCAAAGCTTAAGGGCCTTGAAATTAAGCAGGAAGAGAATTACTGATACATGCAGTTTGCTGCCTTTTgttaatttgatttaaaacTTGTTCAGATTCCAACTTTTCTGATTAGCTAGATTGTTTCCATATGAGCTATTTCAGCGGTTTTTAGCCATGGTGAAATAGATCGCTTGTTGTAGACTAGGCTCATTATTTGAAACATTCAACATTCGAGAGTCTAGCTAGTTGTATGCTCTCGTGTCCCTGTTACTTAAGTTGCTGGCAGCCAGATTTCTGGTTATGTATGCAAAACTGGGTCAGCTGAGTAGAGTACTGGTTGAGGTGCATGGCTACATATATTTTGAATTCAGATctccaatttcaatttcttttgtctaaaaataaaatttacagAATCAAGATTAATTAAAGGTAGAGGCAGGTAATATAGGTCCGTCCACTTGATTTAcattgtttcttcattttttattaagcATTCAAATTATTTAGTAAGTTGCTTCCCggtgaaagaaaatatcacaTAGGATATGAgatacaagaaacaaaaaatgaacTTTACAGGGCAAATTGATCACACTGCTACTGGAACTTTAAGGGACTCAATTATCTTGTCATCTAACTCAAATTTGATGGTTTTCTTGTCTCTCCCGATCTTTAAGTACTCTTCAAATCGCTCCTTCAAGTCTTCGGTGAGGTTCGTGGTAGATTTCCATCCTAGAACTTCCTTGGCAGCCCTTGGTTCTGCATAGAAGTGCTGCAAAGTAGGCGAAAAATTAACTCATTGCAACACAACAATGTCAAAAGTACAAAGAAACTGCATCATCAGTTATAAGTGCCCTGTTTGGTTCAAGACAATTTATTACCATGTTCCGGAATGGAAAAGCTTTCTTTGCATCAACTCCAGCAGCTTTTGGATCATAATGCACTATGTTAACAGGGCGTCCAGCAACTTGAGCACAAAGTTTTGCCAATCCATCGAGGGTCACAGCACGATCACTTACACAGTTGAAAATGTTACTAGATGCAGCGTCGGGGTTCTCAACGGCTAGGGTAAGCATAGAGGACAAGTCCCTAACATGGGAGATGTTGGTAAGTTGCAATCCGGAACCAGGGATTGGAACTGGTCTGTCCCTCAAAATTCCTGCACAGAAAATATCATGAAACAACATAGTAATATATTATGAACTATCAGAAAAGTGCTTAATACTAACGACTTACGATCGAAGAACCACTCCTCGCAATCTTTGTTGTTCCCGGAACCTAACATGTACTGCGGGCGAAATATTGCCCAACTACCAAATATCTCTGCAATGTACTTCTCTACTGCAACATGACTAGCATCAGCTTTAACAACATCCTGCCATAGTAAAGGTTTTAGTTCGCCACTAAAGCAATGAGGTCTTAGTTGAATGCAAGAGGAATTAGAGACACAAAATATACCCCTTCAACATGAGGTGGCTCCTCAGTTGGCTTGTAAATTCCAGCACTGCTGATGTACAGGAATTGCTTCACACCAGAACTCTTGGCCCAATCTGCCACAGGCCTATGTGAAAATTACAAAGATTTGTTTAGTTTCCAATCAAGCCCCCCAAATCAAAGCCAAAGCTCAATCTAAAAAAGGGtttgaaatttataaatttaaaaaagaaaaggaaaaaaaaaaagaattgtaaGCAAAATGCAGAGAGAACAGAGTGGCACCATATTTGAACATTTAGACAGCATAGCATAAAAGCTACCCCAATTGAAATTGAGTTTTTGAGAATCAAAACAACCGACCTCACAGTGTCCAAATCTTTGCCATTGTTTTCCAACACAACATCAAATGCTGTTCCTTCCATAATCTTTCCAATATCCGCAGGTTC
Proteins encoded:
- the LOC117637227 gene encoding ARM REPEAT PROTEIN INTERACTING WITH ABF2-like; this translates as MDHSQKRTVTTRRGLKRKLEEEFREDGPENEPDLNVPAVQPRGVCEDLESMIRRRVQTLQSTFSSSEADRLAAKTATRAIALVAKKEEHVNLLVECGAVPALVKHLQAPPPERGGDNSPIPYAHEVEKDSAFALGLIAVKPEHQQLIVDAGALPHLVDLLKRHKRDSAPADGVIRRAANAIANIAHENSSIKTRVRIEGGIPPLVELLNFFNTKVQISAAGALRTLAFKNDENKDQIVECNALPTLVLMLRSEDAAMTFEAVGVIGNLVHSSPSIKKLVLLAGALQPVIGLLSSSCTESQREAALLLGQFAAADSDCKAHIVQRGALKPLIEMLKSPDAQVREMSAFALGRLAQDMHNQAGIAHNGGIVPLLKLLNSKNGSLQHNAAFSLYGLADNEDNVAALIKLGGVQKLQDGEFVAQQTKDCVAKTLKRLEEKICGQVLNNLLYLMRAAEKPVQKRVALTLAHLCNPGDQETIFIDNKGLELLLGLLESPSLKEKQDGSLALYKVATKATSLSHLDPAPSSPTQQVYLGEKYVNNPTLSDITFLVEGKRFYAHRICLLASSDAFRAMFDGGYRERDAKDVEIPNIRWDVFELMMRFIYTGSVDVNLDIAQDLLRAADQYLLEGLKRLCEHAIAQNIYVENVSLMFELSEAFNAVSLRQACILFILEQFDNLITKPWYPGLINRIVPEIRRFFTNALTIPIQATSQQA
- the LOC117637234 gene encoding cyclin-P3-1 is translated as MGTLALDNENVGSDVYCQLGLRESAKGVMKIPRVLSPLSSLLERCVQKNEMLLEATDIKEVMTIFHGLRAPTLSIRQYIDRIFKYSGCSPSCFVVAQIYVDRFIQCTEVRLTSFNIHRLLITSVMLAAKFIDDAFFNNAYYAKVGGVSTSELNRLEMKFLFTIDFRLQVSIETFKRYCSQLEKEAAGLQIERLIQACGIKENWSNKDDSTCAPTVAR
- the LOC117637322 gene encoding RAN GTPase-activating protein 1, which gives rise to MDSQAQAFHQRSVSIKLWPPSQSTRILLVERMTKNFITPSFLSRKYGLLSKEEADEDAKQIENIAFAAADQHFEKESYGDGSSAVQIYAKESSKLMLEVLKRGPKVKEHGEVMQYEKDTATHGSVFDISGSRRSFIDSEEAVELLKPLRDDEKLYTKICFSNRSFGLDAARVAEPILTSIKDQLKEVDLSDIIAGRSETEALQVMNIFSSALEGCVLRYLNLSDNAMGEKGVNAFGSLLRSQTNLEELYLMNDGISEEAARAVSKFIPSTEKLRVLHFHNNMTGDEGAIAISDMVKRSPLLEDFRCSSTRVGSEGGIALAEALGTCSHLKKLDLRDNMFGVQSGIALSKSLSAFADLTEIYLSYLNLEDKGTEALANSLKESAPSLEVLEMAGNDITARSAAALATCIAAKQFITRLNLSENELKDEGAILISKAVAEGHGQLTEVDLNTNSIRRAGARALAQAVVHKPGFKLLNINANFISDEGIDEVKEIFKNSLNVLGPFDENDPEGEDLDEEAEEDADNEVDLESKLKGLEIKQEENY
- the LOC117637323 gene encoding chloroplast stem-loop binding protein of 41 kDa a, chloroplastic codes for the protein MATLTSSSSSVLFSSTPSNLVPPSLSHLPRLSLSSSSHFSTLSSSLSISHSSVAYPAISRRFNRCSFSIKASAGEKKKVLIVNTNGGGHAVIGFYFAKELLGSGHQVTILTVGEESSDKMKKPPFSRFSEIVSAGGKTVWGEPADIGKIMEGTAFDVVLENNGKDLDTVRPVADWAKSSGVKQFLYISSAGIYKPTEEPPHVEGDVVKADASHVAVEKYIAEIFGSWAIFRPQYMLGSGNNKDCEEWFFDRILRDRPVPIPGSGLQLTNISHVRDLSSMLTLAVENPDAASSNIFNCVSDRAVTLDGLAKLCAQVAGRPVNIVHYDPKAAGVDAKKAFPFRNMHFYAEPRAAKEVLGWKSTTNLTEDLKERFEEYLKIGRDKKTIKFELDDKIIESLKVPVAV